The genomic DNA ATTGGATTTGGAAAAAGAATCGATTGTTAATCCGGATTTATTTTTCTCAAAAGGAAGGAATACTCCATTTGCCGGGTGGAAAGTGAAAGGTATGCCTGTGATGACAATTGTTAACGGGGAAATTGTAATGCAGGATGGCAGGGTAAAGGAGAAAATTTGAAAGCAGTTTTGGTTCTTGAAGACGGGAAAATCTTTGAAGGAAAATCTTTAGGTTCTGTTGAAGAAAAAACGGGAGAAGTAGTTTTTAACACAAGCATGACAGGGTATCAGGAAATTCTGACAGATCCGTCATACAGGGGCCAGATTGTCGCGATGACATATCCGCATATTGGAAATTATGGCTTAAATGAGACGGATGTTGAATCCGGAAAACCTTGGGTTGAAGGGTTTGTCGCGAAGGAGTTCAGCCGGGTATTTAGTAATTTCAGGGGGTGCGAAACAATAGAAGAATATCTTGCAAAAAACAAAATTGCCGGAATTGATGGGGTTGACACAAGGGCCCTTACAAAACACATAAGGATAAAAGGCGCGATGAAAGGCGGGATTTTTACTGAAGGCCTGCATGATGTAAAGGAACTTATAAAAAAGGTAAAAAGGTCGCCCGATCTTATTGGCAGGGATTTAGTAAGGGAAGTCACATGTAAAGAATCGTATTTTTGGAATGATGATAAAACAAGGGAAAGTTGTCCGCCTGGGCGGATGCCCCGGCAGGGGATTCCGGGTAAATATAGAGTTATATGTTATGATTTCGGTATCAAATATAACCAACTGCGTTATTTAAAGGAATCAGGTTGTGTTTTGAAAATAGTGCCCGCCCAGATGAGCGCGGATGATTTATTAAAAGAAAATCCCGACGGGATATTTTTATCTAACGGGCCGGGAGACCCTGAAGCTGTCGGATACGCTGTTGAAAATATCAAAAAACTGGCGGGTAAGATCCCAATTTTTGGGATTTGTTTAGGCCATCAGTTGATTTGCCTCGCCCTGGGCGCCAAAACGTATAAATTAAAATTCGGACATCACGGCGCTAACCAGCCTGTTAAGAACCTGCTTACGGGAAAAATCGAAATTACCGTTCAAAATCACGGGTTTGCGGTTGATGAAAATTCACTGGATAAGAACAAGGTCATGCTGACACATGTGAATTTAAATGATAACACGGTGGAGGGTATCCAGCATAAATATCTGCCTGTTTTTTCTGTCCAGTATCACCCTGAGGCAGGGCCGGGGCCGCATGATTCGGTATATTTATTTAGAAGGTTTGTGGATTTAATTAAAAAAAGAAGTTTAGGAGTTGAAGAGAACTCTTAAACCCTTTGACTTGTTTGGAGAATATGCCAAAACGTACAGATATAAAGAAAATTTTGATTATAGGCTCAGGGCCGATAATAATCGGGCAGGCGTGCGAATTTGATTATTCCGGCACGCAGGCCTGCAAAGCGCTGAAAGAGGAAGGATATGAGGTGATACTGGTAAACAGTAATCCCGCTACTATAATGACTGACCCTGAATTTGCTGACAAGACATACATTGAACCTGTTACACCGGACATTGTGGAATTAATAATTGAAAAAGAAAGGCCTGACGCGCTTCTTCCCACCATGGGCGGCCAGACCGCGCTAAATACTGCGGTTGCTTTATATGAATCAAACGTTCTTCAAAAATATAACGTAAAAATGATCGGCGCGAATTTTGAAGCTATTCAAAAAGCTGAAAACAGGAAGTTGTTTAAAGAGGCAATGAAAAAAATAAATCTCAACCTGCCTAAAAGCGCTTATGTAAATAGTTTGAATGAAGCAAAAAAATTTATTGATGAAGTTGGCTACCCGGTAATTATCAGGCCGTCTTTTACTCTGGGCGGAAGTGGCGGGAGCATAGCTTATTGTGAAAGCGAGTTCGGTGAAAAATTGATCTGGGGGCTCAGGCAGAGTCCTGTGGGAGAGGTCCTGATAGAAGAGTCGATAATCGGCTGGAAGGAATATGAGCTTGAAGTAATGCGCGATATGAAAGACAATGTGGTAGTAATTTGTTCAATCGAGAATTTTGATCCCATGGGAGTACATACAGGAGACAGTATTACCGTCGCGCCAATCCAGACCCTGACCGATTTTGAGTACCAGAAAATGCGTGACGCGGCAATTGCATGCATACGTGAGATCGGAGTTGATACCGGAGGTTCAAATATCCAGTTTGGGATAAACCCGGAAGACGGGCGCATGGTTGTTATTGAAATGAACCCGAGGGTGTCCAGGAGTTCGGCATTGGCGTCCAAGGCCACAGGGTTTCCTATCGCGAAGATTGCCGCGAAACTCGCGGTAGGATACACATTAGATGAAATTCCCAATGATATTACCAGGGAGACAAAAGCTTCGTTTGAACCTACCATTGATTACGTGGTTGTAAAAATACCCAGGTGGACATTTGAAAAATTCCCGGGGTCGGACCCTTCCCTCGGCCCGCAAATGAAATCGGTCGGCGAAGTGATGTCTATTGGAAGGACATTCAAGGAATCTTTACAGAAGGCCTTGAGGTCGC from bacterium includes the following:
- the carA gene encoding glutamine-hydrolyzing carbamoyl-phosphate synthase small subunit, which encodes MKAVLVLEDGKIFEGKSLGSVEEKTGEVVFNTSMTGYQEILTDPSYRGQIVAMTYPHIGNYGLNETDVESGKPWVEGFVAKEFSRVFSNFRGCETIEEYLAKNKIAGIDGVDTRALTKHIRIKGAMKGGIFTEGLHDVKELIKKVKRSPDLIGRDLVREVTCKESYFWNDDKTRESCPPGRMPRQGIPGKYRVICYDFGIKYNQLRYLKESGCVLKIVPAQMSADDLLKENPDGIFLSNGPGDPEAVGYAVENIKKLAGKIPIFGICLGHQLICLALGAKTYKLKFGHHGANQPVKNLLTGKIEITVQNHGFAVDENSLDKNKVMLTHVNLNDNTVEGIQHKYLPVFSVQYHPEAGPGPHDSVYLFRRFVDLIKKRSLGVEENS